Proteins encoded together in one Triticum dicoccoides isolate Atlit2015 ecotype Zavitan chromosome 7B, WEW_v2.0, whole genome shotgun sequence window:
- the LOC119341007 gene encoding NAC domain-containing protein 35-like, which produces MTRSRPTTTTTMGGSVPDHHHHQHEGEVDGGQLQHGEHVETVMPGFRFHPTEEELIEFYLRRKVDGKRFNIDLIASVDLYRYDPWDLPALASIGDKEWFFYVPRDRKYRNGDRPNRVTPSGYWKATGADRMVKVVEGNRSIGLKKTLVFYVGKAPKGLRSSWIMNEYRLPHGETERYQKEISLCRVYKRPGIDDNFHLTGTTTRSSGSRAAATRHSTAAHRTSVATHRQQPPVFVEGGGHHSSSALKAYNAHTTQGTNAASTMTSLSAAGATPPAMFRSAASVASLSSTTSTEEDGTSLYHHHLKGHNNPAVMQLHSSTHATLLNTNSSAMATIPIEELSRAIGSYSQASNPNHPTAPLQGPLLNFPSLEKIWDWNPLLESPKVCTSFK; this is translated from the exons ATGACTCGATCAaggccgacgaccaccaccaccatggGGGGATCAGTAccagaccaccaccaccaccagcacgaAGGGGAGGTGGACGGCGGGCAGCTGCAGCACGGCGAGCACGTGGAGACGGTGATGCCCGGGTTCCGTTTCCACCCGACGGAGGAGGAGCTGATCGAGTTCTACCTCCGTCGCAAGGTGGACGGCAAGCGCTTCAACATCGACCTCATCGCCTCCGTCGACCTCTACCGCTACGACCCATGGGATCTCCCCG CACTGGCGTCGATCGGGGACAAGGAGTGGTTCTTCTACGTGCCTCGGGACCGCAAGTACCGGAACGGCGACCGGCCGAACCGGGTGACGCCGTCAGGGTACTGGAAGGCCACGGGGGCGGACAGGATGGTGAAAGTCGTGGAGGGCAACCGCTCCATCGGCCTCAAGAAGACGCTCGTCTTCTACGTGGGCAAGGCACCCAAAGGCCTTCGCAGCAGCTGGATCATGAACGAGTACCGCCTGCCACACGGTGAAACCGAACGGTACCAAAAG GAAATTTCGCTCTGCCGGGTCTATAAACGCCCAGGGATTGACGACAACTTCCACCTCACTGGGACAACAACAAGATCGTCTGGCTCCAGAGCGGCGGCAACGAGGCACAGTACAGCAGCACACCGGACGTCAGTGGCAACTCACCGCCAGCAGCCGCCAGTGTTTGTCGAGGGCGGCGGTCACCACTCATCATCTGCTCTCAAGGCGTACAACGCGCACACGACCCAAGGAACAAATGCAGCCAGCACCATGACATCACTGTCGGCAGCAGGggcgacgccgccggcgatgttcCGGTCGGCGGCCTCTGTAGCCTCGCTGAGCTCCACGACCTCGACAGAGGAGGATGGCACGTCGCTCTACCACCACCACCTCAAAGGACACAACAACCCAGCAGTAATGCAACTGCATTCTTCCACGCACGCCACGCTGCTCAACACCAATTCCTCGGCAATGGCGACCATCCCGATCGAGGAGCTGAGTCGGGCGATTGGGTCCTACAGCCAAGCTTCAAACCCTAACCACCCCACGGCGCCACTGCAAGGCCCATTGCTTAACTTCCCTAGCTTGGAGAAGATCTGGGACTGGAACCCTCTCCTAGAATCTCCAAAGGTTTGCACAAGCTTCAAGTAA